The nucleotide sequence ttttttttttattaaatttgattttttaatatcaatttaaaatttaaaattttgagtcACTATAGTAACTTAATTGATTGATTATGAGTTGTAGATCttgttttaactatatatataccaaGTAAAAAGTAGGCATCTGACTGATGTTCAAATCGATACTACCTAAATACAACAAGATATCTCTATGCTCATGTGGGTACCAACATATACCAACGTATTGAATCTGTAATAAGATTGTATAGACAGTGAAATGGGAATGTTTTGCTATTGGATAATGATCTTGAAAGGTTTATAGCTCACCAATGATATTCATGCTACGTGGCTTACCACTTAAAGCAAATTAATAAATCATACTATTTAAATTGCTAAAATACACTGTTAGGCTTTTGGTTAGCCTGAGTTTATTGTCAAACTATTGCAACTACAAAAAGCCTTAAAATACTAAACTGGATAGTGAGATCCTACTGTGATTATGGAGGTGATGGAGTCGTGTAATTTTTTAGATGGTGAGTTGTTGAAGATCATGTTTTGATATCTGCAGCAACAGTATTATGTCGTTAGTTATAGAAAACAAATATGTCTTCTGAAGTGTGGGTGTGTACATATTAATTACCTGGAATGATCAAAGTTATCTACTTTTTCGGGGGTATGTAACTGATGAGTGACAGATTAATATAAAATTTGAATATCTCAACTTGAATATGCTGAAAAAGAGAATATGTCAAAACAAGAGGGAGTATGTGATATAAGTGGAATATATGAAAACAAGTTGTTATTGAAGATTTGAAGTTACCAGATTAATATAAACTTGAATATGCTGCAAATGGGAGTATGTGGTACAAGTGGAATCATAAAATAACACTCAACCATAAGGATAAATATATAAAGAGGTTCGTTTTATCACAATAACTTAGATGGCTATGTGCAGGTCTCGAATATAAGGCAACATTTCACTTGTCATATTGGTTTCAATTAGAAGAGCCAAAGATTCAGATTGCAGTCATCGGCATTGAGTGTTGAAAGTGCTGAAAAGTCACTCTGACTTAATGTTAGAAGTTCATTGGGTGGATGTCTGTACCAACAAGCTCGTACGTTTTCTGGTAACTTCAGATTATACAAACAAGTCAAGAAGCTTAACAAGTAGGAGACTGTTTACGAATAGCTACAAGTATCAACTATGTCTCACATAAGTGAAGAAATCAAAACATCTTAAAGCTAAATGCTATTAGTCTAGGAAAAAATCTTCCGTGTAATTATCAGTACTCGGTTATATATTATCTCAACTGAGTGAAGTTAGAGAAATTAGGCGAAAGAAACATAGCAAATGGGATAAATTATAATGTATAAAGTATTCTAAATCATTGTATACAGAAAATTATAACATTGACTTATGATTATGTTTTCCTAAAGATGAATCATTTACTCATTATAAAAATCACACAATTTTCACAATCAAATCTAACCAATTACTACTTGTAAAAAATCTAAAAGGTTTGGGAAAAATAAGTTTACCTCAACCTGAACCAATTTCACCCATACCAAAAGTTACCTATTTAACCTACCCCACCTACAACCCACCTGACCCGCTCATTATGACACTCTTAGGTATAAAAGGTTAGATACTATTCCAATACTTGTAAGAGATTGAATACTGTTCAAGACTTGTACTTGCAAAGTGCTAGATAACAAATTGACCAAAGATATGGCTGTCGAATTGTAGATAAAAGTTTGAGCTTGGAAAATGATTACTCTGTTTATCTATCTCATAGTCTGTATTTGTGCTTAGTTTTTTCGTTTGACTCTTATACACTTCACTTTCTCCTTTATTGCTGCAATCAGTAAGATCCCTTTAAAGGATCTAATTACTGGAACATGTATTGGTAAAATAATGGTATCCTACAGAAATCTGATTTTGATTTTCTTCATATTGCTCAAATGAAACAACTCATTAAAAGTTACTGATCAGATATATGGTCATCTTTTAGGTCTTGATCTCTGCAAAGGAAGAACCCGAAGCTGCCATTCCTCCTGCTATGGACGGTTTACTTAAAGTTCATCAACGGATACTTGATGATATCGATCCTACTCGTACACTACCTGGCGGCACAATTTGCACTAGGCTGCTTTTGGCTGCTTCACAAGCTGGAAACTTAATAGGGAAGCAGGGTGCCACCATAAAGACTGTTCAAGATTCTTCAAACTGTGTAATACGAGTACTTGGAGAAGGTTCGTTTGATTCGTGTACAATCATTTATTATTTCTATTCATTTTTCACTATGGTTTATGTTGCTGATATGTATGAGGTTGTATCTGATTTATGTCTGCAGAGAACCTTCCTATTTTTGCTTTACCGGATGATAGCGTTGTAGAGGTACAAGGTGAACCTTCAGGTGTACACAAGGCTATTGAAATTATTGCTACACATTTAAGAAAGTTTTTGGTTGATCGCAGCGTGGTTGGGATATTTGAGAAACAAGTAAGTTAAATCTGTTTGGCTTTAGGAATTCAAGAAATGTTTGAGCCATTTGGCCTTTTTTTAATGAAATATGTGAGTTACTCGTTATATTCATGGAAAATATAAAATTTAACCTAAATCTTTTTGCTTTTGTTATCCAACAGATGCAAATGGCAAATGCAAGGACAAACCAGGAGATGGCTGCTCCCCAATCTTGGGGACCACCGCCTAATTTTTCTATGAATGCAGCTGGTGGGCCCGGATTCCGACCTACTCAATATATGCCACCTCAGCATCAGTTTGACAATTACTATCCTCCTCCGCCAATGGATAAACAGCCTCGTCAACCTCCACCTTCATATGGCAGAGATCCGCTTGGTGGACCAGCTCCTACTGCAACCATGCAGCCACAACCGTCAATAGTCACCAAGGTATTACTTCTTTCTTCAATATATGTACTCCTTTTTTATGTCAGAAGTTAACTTCTTTTCATGTCAGAGAGTTAATTTGTTTGAAAGTTAACAAATTATTTTAACTGCAAATCTTATATAGGTGTCACAGAACATGCAAGTTCCTCTTACATATGCTGATGCTGTTATTGGTACATCGGGGGCCAACATCAGTTACATTCGTCGTGCAAGTGGTGCTACTATTGCTATACAAGAATCAAGGGGAAATCCAGATGAAATGACAGTTGAGATCAATGGATCTGCTTCACAAGTTCAGACTGCTCAACAACTGATACAGGTATTCTGTTAAAGACTTTTGTTAGTTACGTTTAAGATGAATGTTAATTTGTATTTTTGATGTTTATGTGGATTTGGAAATGTTATTGTATgattatataatttttatgtttgtgCACTGTTTAGAATTTCATTGCTGATGCTGCGACAGCAGCACAAAATTCAGCTGCTGCACCACCTTCGACTCAAGGGTATAACCCTTATCCTGGTCAAGTTCCTGGTTACCCAACTCAGCCGGCCCCACCTGGTCatgcacctgctgctgctactggagACTATAGCAACATGTATGGAGGCAATTATGGCTACTAGAAGAATATGCTCAAAATGTTTGGTAAATTGCATTTTGTTAGGATACCAATTGGTAACACTGTATGCaagatgtttttatttttttctaatcttagaaatattTGGGCTTTTTAATGATTGATGATACACGGTATACACCGAATATGTCAGATTCTTGAAGtatcttctttttctttttattttagatTATGTGCTTCAAATGACTATTTTCTGTTAATTATGTTTTTGCTATTCTCTTTATGAACAACCTTTTGATAACTAGTATGCATCATACATTCATATCAACTTGATATACATACATGCAGCAACCTTAACTTAATATATACCCCCACTTATATTCCATAAAACCATTAATATAAATATAGCTTCTACAAAACTCACCTACAACATAACTTTTTCCCCATATATGGCCAAACAACTTCGCAAACAACGTTCAACTTGCACGTGTTAAGCATATAGCTAGTTAAAAATCAAGATTATCCTTGTCAAGGCTTCCATCGCTTGAAATTACCGAACTCGGCTTCAACTCTAGCCGCATAAAACTCCATGAGACCTTAATTTTCTCCACATACAACAGTTGATTTCGGGTCGTCATATCGGAGCAGAACAAGTAGTTCTAAAGTGTCCGGTCTGGTTGCACCGACTACAACGTACAATCCGCTTAACACAACTCCTCCGATCTTCTGATCGAACCCTCCTCTTTCTCGGCCTCCCCGGATGTCTAGTACATTTCGGAGGGTTAATAACAATCTCATTAACACTACTACTCCCTTCATCTTGCAACCCTAAATCCGTCATTTCACTCCATAACGTCTTATCAGGAACCGGATGTATAGCTTGCGAGTACGCTCTCCTATAAGTCGCAACCGTAAAACAACTCTCAGTAAACCGATGAACATTCTGTCTACACGACAAAAGTGCAGCAACAGCATGAGCACAAGGAAGGCCGTTAAGCTGCCATCCACTGCATTGACATCGACGGTTTCTAATGTCAACGATATTAGTCCCTTCATGTGAAATAACTTCAAATTCGGCTTCATTCGCTTTAAGAACTTGATAAGTTTGTGCACGCTCGATTGCTTCTAAAACACGTCTCTCAGCAGTTGGCACAAGAATCGAAGTCCATTGCATACTCGCCTCACGTCTCTCGCTAAACCACGTCATTAACTGCCTACGGATACTCTCCATCATTTGAATTATAGGTAGCCCGGAAGCTTCTAGAATCCAAACATTTAACGATTCGACTATGTTGGCTGTTAAATGACCGAATCGGGTCCCTTCAAAATATGCAGTAGCCCATAACCGTGGCGGGACCCGTCGGATCCAATATGCCGCTTCTTGAGATATCTCCTCAATTTCAAGGATTTTAGACTCGAATTCCATTATCGTAAGTGCGTTTGCTGCGTCCCAAAGATGGTTAACGAGCATCGTATTGTTGAATTCCTTACGAAAACTCTCGCTAAGATGATGCATACAGAAACCGTGAAAAGCTATTGGGAAATTAACTTCGACTGCATCAACAATATTCTTGTTTCTATCCGATAAGATTGTGAGTCTTGGCATGTTTTCGGTGTTAATTTCTAACAAACTACGAAGCTCCGAAAGAAACCACATCCAGTTTTCCTCATTTTCTTGATCGACAACACCAAACGCTAAAGGAAACAACGCACCATCCCCGTCAAAACCCGTTGCCAAAAGTAACGTCCCAAGATACTTGTTTTTCAAAACAGCTCTATCAAGCCCTAGAAGTGGTCTGCACGCATTTAAAAACCCATGAATCGAAGCTTGAAACGAGATAAAAAGACGTTGGAAACAATTATCTGCAGGGTCAACATAAACCGACGCAATACTATTAGGATTTGTACGTCTAATTTGTTCACAATACTGAGGTAGAAGACGGTAATCTTCCTCAAACGATCCACGTAAGGCCGCCATGATCCGTTCCTTACCTCTCCACGCTTGTTTGTACGATAACGTAATCCCGTGGGCCCGATGAATTTCTTCTAGAATGTCTTTCGGTTTGCATTGTGGGTTTTCTTTTAGTCTTTGTTCAACCGTATTCGCAACCCAATCAACCGACGCTTGTTGATGTCCTAAATGAGCGATTCCACCACAATTGTGTTCCTCGTGAATCGTTCGAATACTAAAAGTTGGTAAACCGGGTAGTTTTGCAGCGTGTATTCTCCACGGGCAACCTTCACTTGCACATTTTGCGGTGAACCGCGTTTTATCGGACTTAACGGTTTGTATCTCGAAATGAAGTGCGATCGCAGTGTGTCGTAATGCCCTGCGACAGCTGGCGACATCGGGAAACTCTTGACCGACCATTAATTCGTAGCTAGGAGGAGGTGTGGTTCGGATTTGGATTACAGGGTTTTGAAACGATACAGGCTCAACACCAACATCAGAGTTCTGGTGCTCAACAAGATGGTGATCGTTAGATATAATCATCTCGTGATGGTTGACCAACTGTTGACCGATACCATGAtccacatcatcattatcatcatctacaTTACCATCATCAAATCTATTCTGGTGTTGATTGCTATTATCAAATTCAGTTGCATCTCCATTACCATGATGATGATTCGTGTTTGGATTCGGTATAATTGGCATCTCGTGGTCTAAAAGAAGTTCATGATGATTACCAATAATTACGTCATGATTTTCCATTATATACGACGAACAATAATCTCAAAAAAGTTGCGAATTCTGAAAGATAAGAAGCATTAATCCAGAAAGCCAAATATACCTGTTTCAAAATAGTTCAAATTCAAAAATCAAAATTTCATCTTTATTACATCACAATCAACATATACACGTGTACGATTTAAAACGCAAACAGCACAAAATAACATGTAACAACAAACTAAGAACATTAAGATATAAACACCGATTAACGTTCTTGCGATCAACCAATTGCAGTAGTGCAGTATTATAACATAATAGTCCCTGATAATCAAGGGAGTGTTGATTTTATAAGCTTATAGGCTTATTGAAAAATTGATTATCTTATTAACTAGAGAGCTTATGTGCATTACTAAGCTGAAAGTTCATACTTATATAAGCTCATAAGACGTTAAAATGAGTGTTAATTTTCAACATGTAGCAATTTTTATTCATCAAAATTACTGTTATGCAGTTGAATTACATAAGAAAttcattgataaaaaaaaaaaatcaattttttttaagtaAAATCTTGTGCTTGAcataatcaacaattataatattgATTTTTCAGATTTGTGAAGTAATTATGAATAACAGATCCAGCAATAAAAGCTTCATAAACCTAAAAATTCATTACAAAACACAAACTTGCAGAGAATTTAGTTTCAGTACATCAAAAAATTCACATCTAATACTAACATTCATACAATACAAAACTAAAAACACAGAACATAAATTGAAAATTTTCCGATTACAAATCCAATAATCGATCATAAATAAATTGTTGATTTAAAATTGGCGGTGAAGTGTGAGAGTTAAATTACCTGAAACAGGGGTGAGGGTAGAGATGGAATTGGGGATTATTAAACACTGAAAATCAAAAGGGCAAATCAAGAATGAGAAAGAAAGGGTTGTTTTTAGGGCTTTCTTATTAACTAGTAGCTAAGCTATTTTCTTTCctttattattcttattcttaatcttaattcttattcttattcttattcttatttttcCTATATTACCCCCTTTATTTTTCCTTATTACCCCCTATACAAATAATTGGTAGTAATTGGTAGTTGGTAATTGGTAATTTGGTAATGGTAACTAGTACATATACTTGGTAATGGTAACTATTTAGCTACTAGTTAACGATCTTCTAGTTGTTCGTGAGGTTTCAAGTTCAAGTTTCGCTTGAGGATTTCATAATAAAATTTACTTTTCAGTTGATTATGGAGTCATCTAGAGGCGTCGTTGTCTAAGTCTGTCTTCTGTCAGTTCTTCATGGGTGTTTTCTCAAACATTGTTGTATGAGTCTGTCCTATGTCCTATGACAGTTGTTTCGGAGGTGGTTACCAAGTGTGACTACACGCATAACCTATTATACGTTAGTTGTTCAGCATAACATCGTTAACACGTGGAACGAATATGATCGGTTGGTGGGAACTTCTTTGATGGTATCGCATTAGTGATTTCAATCTagctgttttaaaaaaaatgacaATCAATTTTATAATGAGATATTGATCAAACTTTTTTTCTTTTTGTTCCTAACACTAAATTTGGCTGCATTCAACGGTCCAGTTATTTTTGTAACCAAAAATAACTTAATGGCCCTTATAATTCACATTAGTCTTCCACCAATTCACCACCAACTTTTCGTACGTTTAATATCTAAATCACCTTCTTATTTTCCCTAATCCTTCAAATTCATAACTTTCATACGTAAATATCATCATGCAACACATTGCATCCTTCATTTGTGGTTAATTATTGGTTGGTAAATCGCACTTCAAACCCTAATTTGGGATCTAATGATCTCAATTAGGGACGATTTTTGCTCTCAATACATACAACCATCTCTTGATCTGCTCGATTATTATATGACATTTTCGGAAACTTTTAGATTAATTTCGTTACAAATGGCTGCCACCAAGCAATTAATGGATCACTTATTCATGGCTGCCTGCGAATGGTTTTTAATGTTTTGGATGTTTATTGATGCAGCAATTGCCTATTCTATTACCAGATTTGCTAAAAAATGTCAGTTACAAATACCATGTATATTGTGCTCAAGGCTTGATCATTTATTTAGTAATGAAGAACATGAATCTTTTTGTTATTTGCATTTGTTTTGCAATAAGCATCGAATCGATCTTTCGTATTTGATGTATTGTAATCTGCACAACGAGCTAGTAGATGCCCGAAAAACGTGTGAAAATTGTTTCAATTCGGTAACTTTTCAACGAGAGTCGAATTTCGATTGTTGTAGGTTTGGTACAAATGGGAACCAAGTGAATAAGAATGTTGTTGGTGTTTCATGTTCTTGTTGTAAAAGTGATTTAAAAGAAAAGTCAACGGGTCAACGGTCGGTTCAATCAAATGTGGTGGGGTCACGGACGTCGTCCAAGGTTACTACGAAACCTCCGTTGCCACGTGTTGGTAGACCTGGCCGGTCGAAAAGAATGAGGAATAAGACGAGAAATCGTCAAAGGGATTCATCGTTTCCTATTGGTTATCCAGAGATTAAATTTACGTCCGATTCTGAGTTTGAGTTCCTATTTTCGGATGATGATAGAAATCTAAACTTAACGGGCGTTAGTGAAAGTAACAATGGGAATCGATATAATATTCTTGGAAGGCGTACTTATAGTACGCCTGATCTTTCTTCTGCAGATCTTATTAACTCTCAAGGTAACAGAAATTCAAGAACGAGAACAAGAACGAGAGGGCGTTCTGTTTCTTTAACTCCTAATAATTTTTTAACAAGGCATAGTTTAACTGAATTGAATCGAAGAAATTTTGAAAATGATTCTTTGAAAGCTAAAGGACCATTATCGTCGATGAACTCAACTCGTTTATGGATCGATTCATTGAACAAAACAAGTCGCCATGGATCACTAGACGGTTCTATGGCGTCATGTAGTACCGGGAGTCAAAATAGATACAATCTCTTTTCAAGAAACTCGTTTAGCGCGTCTGATTTAGGGTCTGCGCTTATACTAGAAGCGCGTTATAATAAAAGTTTACCACGTCGTTCTGCATCTTTGACTCCCAATTGTTACGGTTTGGGAGACATGCGTCGAAAAGAAAGTGAATTTTCAAAGGGTAAAAAAGGTAAAAAGCCATTATCATCAACAAACTCGACTTGCATATCGACTACGTTACCAAGTACCGATGGTTATGGATCGTTAGATGCTTCTATGATCGCGTGCAGCAGCGGTAGTCAAAACAGATACAAAATCTTTTCAAGAAACTCGTTTAGCGCTTCTGATTTAGGGTCTGCAGTGCTGTTAGAGATACATAATAACCGAAATTTACCACGTCGTTCTGTTTCTGTTACACCGAATAGTTCATCAACTAGACACGTTCCTAAAAAATCGAAGAAAAACAAGAAGTTAAGTTCGTCGAACAACAACATTAGGAGCAATGTACCACCTAGTTATGGTTATTTGGATGATTCTGTTATACCTTGTAACAACCGTAATCAACATAAGATTCCTCGAAGACATTCGTGTAGTGTTTTTCATCTCCCGGGTGACATTTTACTAAATATGCCTAACGATGAAAGTTTAAAAAATCGTTCGACGTTTTTGGCGCCAAATTGTTCATCATCTGAATTTAAAAGTGATGATTACTCAACTGCTTACATTGACAAGATTAAAGAGTATGGATTTATGGACGATTCAGTTGTGTCACGTGCAACGGGTATGCAATATCGAAACAACATGCCTCGAAGACACTCGTATAGTTTATTCGAGCCCGGGTGTGAAATACTATTGAATATGCCATTCGACGAAAGTGTAACAACTCGTCGCACACCAGATGgttctaatggcttcaattttgttGAGCCAAAGAATGTTAATTTCCAAAAACGCCCTCGTCGAAAAGGAAAGAGAGGTAAGAAGTCACGACGGTCGTTAAAAAGGACTAGCGGGTACGAATCTTTTGATGACTTGTTTGTTTCACATAACATGAAGAGTTCAAATCAAAACGACATTAATAGAAGGCATTCTTATAGTGTTTTCGAGCTCGATATGGTACCTTTTGATGAaaacttaacaaataagtttgtttcTTTACATCCTCGTAACGAAGAGTTACCTCCAAGGAGCTCGGTTAGATCGTTTGGTTCATCGTTAGATGTTATAAACGATTTGACAAGATCTTTTGATGACTCGTTTGTATCACGAAGAACGGGTGATCACATTCGTTATCAAAATCAAATTCCACGAAGGCATTCGTATAGTGTTTGTCAACTCGGGGGTGATATTCTTCTAAATATGCCGGTTGATGAAAGTTTAACAAGTTATTCGACACCAAACGATTTTAGTTTTCATAGTTCGAAAGACTCGAAAACAACAGATTTTCGAAAAGGTAAAAATGATAAGAAATCGTTACCTCAAACTAGCTCGGTTAAAAGATTCGTTTCATCATCTGATGTTAGAAATGATATACCGATAGACAAGACCAAATGGCGTGGATCATTCGATGATTACTTAGTTTCTTGTAGCACAAGTAACAAAATCCAAAATAGTACTCCTCGAAGGCATTCATATAGCGCATATGATTTGGGGCCTGCACTTCTACTAGAGGTTCATCTCGATAACCGTTTGAAAAATCCCCCTGCATCATTCGGGCCAAATGGGTCAGCTACAGGACAACATAATCGggctcataatcataatcatcgtaAACTCAAGAGAGATAATAAGGCATTGCCACCAACGTGTCCCATTAACGGGTCGGGCTCATCATCTCATGCTAGACATGATCATTTCACCGTTTCATCGAATAAAGCTCGAAGGGGTCGCTCTTTGTATGATTATGGTGTCTCTCGTAAACCAGCTAATCAAAATAATAATCCTCGAAGGCACTCGTATAGTGCATTTGAGCTCGAGTGTGCACTTTTGCTAAATATGCAACGTGAAGCAAGTTCAAAGCGTCGATCTGCATCTATGACACCAAAGATCCAAACTTTCCCGAATGTTTATCGTGCACGAGAGATGGGTACCCTTAACTCTATGCAATTCGGTCAACCAAAAGTCAAAGAAAGTCAACGTCCAAAATCCAAGAAAGGCGAGCATTCGTTAGTATCAATGAACACACTTATAAGTGATTTATCAAAACATCATTTGTATGGATCTTATGATGACTCTTGTCTTACAAAAAGTAAAGATAACGCGAAACAGAACACTAATCTTAGAAGGAGTTACTATAGTGCTTCTGATCTAACATCCCCGTTCGTTAAACAAATGAATCTTGACCAAAGTTTCACAAGTGGGCCCACTTATTTGACTCCAGACGTATCATACGATCGAGGTTTAGGAGAAGTGAATTTCTTGAAATTCGAAACTGGGACTAGTACTTCTCTTCAAAAACGCAAAAAAGGTGATCACCCAAAaggtaaatataacaagtatacatTACTAACAACAAACAAATTCGATAAAATCGATAAATTTTGAATCTTTTTTGAAATTCCAATTGACACAGGTAGACAAATTCGACACAAGATATTTTCAAGAAACTCTCAAAGTGCTACTGATTTACAATCTGTACTTCTAGAGATGCATC is from Rutidosis leptorrhynchoides isolate AG116_Rl617_1_P2 chromosome 10, CSIRO_AGI_Rlap_v1, whole genome shotgun sequence and encodes:
- the LOC139871850 gene encoding flowering locus K homology domain-like isoform X2, translating into MAEENFNEQEAEVMPENSVPVEVQVTENEQGGDGGDAVETEAVTEKEQSNSFSDVPMDKRWPGWPGEIVYRILVPTQKVGSIIGRKGEYIKKTTEETRARIKILDGPPGSTERCVLISAKEEPEAAIPPAMDGLLKVHQRILDDIDPTRTLPGGTICTRLLLAASQAGNLIGKQGATIKTVQDSSNCVIRVLGEENLPIFALPDDSVVEVQGEPSGVHKAIEIIATHLRKFLVDRSVVGIFEKQMQMANARTNQEMAAPQSWGPPPNFSMNAAGGPGFRPTQYMPPQHQFDNYYPPPPMDKQPRQPPPSYGRDPLGGPAPTATMQPQPSIVTKVSQNMQVPLTYADAVIGTSGANISYIRRASGATIAIQESRGNPDEMTVEINGSASQVQTAQQLIQNFIADAATAAQNSAAAPPSTQGYNPYPGQVPGYPTQPAPPGHAPAAATGDYSNMYGGNYGY
- the LOC139871850 gene encoding flowering locus K homology domain-like isoform X1 — protein: MQTSISLCSILNSIFCFPWDFNKMAEENFNEQEAEVMPENSVPVEVQVTENEQGGDGGDAVETEAVTEKEQSNSFSDVPMDKRWPGWPGEIVYRILVPTQKVGSIIGRKGEYIKKTTEETRARIKILDGPPGSTERCVLISAKEEPEAAIPPAMDGLLKVHQRILDDIDPTRTLPGGTICTRLLLAASQAGNLIGKQGATIKTVQDSSNCVIRVLGEENLPIFALPDDSVVEVQGEPSGVHKAIEIIATHLRKFLVDRSVVGIFEKQMQMANARTNQEMAAPQSWGPPPNFSMNAAGGPGFRPTQYMPPQHQFDNYYPPPPMDKQPRQPPPSYGRDPLGGPAPTATMQPQPSIVTKVSQNMQVPLTYADAVIGTSGANISYIRRASGATIAIQESRGNPDEMTVEINGSASQVQTAQQLIQNFIADAATAAQNSAAAPPSTQGYNPYPGQVPGYPTQPAPPGHAPAAATGDYSNMYGGNYGY
- the LOC139871849 gene encoding uncharacterized protein, with translation MENHDVIIGNHHELLLDHEMPIIPNPNTNHHHGNGDATEFDNSNQHQNRFDDGNVDDDNDDVDHGIGQQLVNHHEMIISNDHHLVEHQNSDVGVEPVSFQNPVIQIRTTPPPSYELMVGQEFPDVASCRRALRHTAIALHFEIQTVKSDKTRFTAKCASEGCPWRIHAAKLPGLPTFSIRTIHEEHNCGGIAHLGHQQASVDWVANTVEQRLKENPQCKPKDILEEIHRAHGITLSYKQAWRGKERIMAALRGSFEEDYRLLPQYCEQIRRTNPNSIASVYVDPADNCFQRLFISFQASIHGFLNACRPLLGLDRAVLKNKYLGTLLLATGFDGDGALFPLAFGVVDQENEENWMWFLSELRSLLEINTENMPRLTILSDRNKNIVDAVEVNFPIAFHGFCMHHLSESFRKEFNNTMLVNHLWDAANALTIMEFESKILEIEEISQEAAYWIRRVPPRLWATAYFEGTRFGHLTANIVESLNVWILEASGLPIIQMMESIRRQLMTWFSERREASMQWTSILVPTAERRVLEAIERAQTYQVLKANEAEFEVISHEGTNIVDIRNRRCQCSGWQLNGLPCAHAVAALLSCRQNVHRFTESCFTVATYRRAYSQAIHPVPDKTLWSEMTDLGLQDEGSSSVNEIVINPPKCTRHPGRPRKRRVRSEDRRSCVKRIVRCSRCNQTGHFRTTCSAPI